GAGCAAATAATGTCAAGAACATGAAAAACAGAGTGAGAAGACATGTCACGCTGAAACAAGTATGCATAGAAAGTGATACATACCTGAGGTTGATGATTTTGGGTGTCTTTGTGGGAATTTGATGCGTGCAATTCTCTTCAGAATATGCCCTTCCCCGTCCCCACCACATGCTGGAATTCCTTGCTTGGTCTTCATTTATTATCTTCGGACGatctttttgggtttctggACCACCTGCCATTAGAAGAAGCCCATTTGGGCCCAATAGGGTGGCCCAATCTAATTTACACAACGACCACGTGGCTTCATAACTCCACGACACGACGCCGTTTGGTTGCCGCAACAATAGCATTCCCTCTCtaccttctcttctctcacttctatttccttttttcttgcagagaaaaggaagaacaaaaaaacaagaacgAACGAACGAACGAACAAGCGAACGAAAGAAAAGATGGCGATCAATCTAGGCCGTCTATTCTCATCAACGACCGTTCTCTCAACCCCTAGTAGAGCCGAGCCTCTAACTCGCGCCGCCATCAACTCAGTGAGTCGCCTCTTGTGTTCATCGGCTACGCAGTCTCAATCCCAGCACCAAAACCCCAGCAAGGAACAAAGAGAGCCCACCGACGAAAAACTTGAAAGCACTGAAAATCaagctgatgatgatgatgatgatgatgaagacgaTGGGTATATGAATAAAGAGACGGGTGAGATCGGCGGGCCCAAAGGGCCGGAGCCCACCCGATTCGGCGATTGGGAGCGAAACGGTCGGTGCTCTGATTTTTGAGTTTCTTTGGGGGGTC
Above is a window of Prunus persica cultivar Lovell chromosome G2, Prunus_persica_NCBIv2, whole genome shotgun sequence DNA encoding:
- the LOC18787111 gene encoding succinate dehydrogenase assembly factor 4, mitochondrial, whose translation is MAINLGRLFSSTTVLSTPSRAEPLTRAAINSVSRLLCSSATQSQSQHQNPSKEQREPTDEKLESTENQADDDDDDDEDDGYMNKETGEIGGPKGPEPTRFGDWERNARNHTQNGTQKKKLVK